A window of the Juglans microcarpa x Juglans regia isolate MS1-56 chromosome 5D, Jm3101_v1.0, whole genome shotgun sequence genome harbors these coding sequences:
- the LOC121264709 gene encoding uncharacterized mitochondrial protein AtMg00310-like, with amino-acid sequence MGVFELPKGLLHELNKLIKGYWWGQINQERKINWISWNQMGKSKIGGGLGFRDFENFNIALLAKQGLRLLQNPNSLAAQVLQLKYFPYSDFFNAKLGSSPSFLWRSLLVVRPLLQEGAIWRIGNGNSVRIWTDKWLPTPSTFKPQSGFQFFDREAKVNLLINHQTREWNINVIKEIFSKEDADTIVQIPLSHYTRSDQLIWRCTKNGMFNVKSAYYLQGDILNSRQ; translated from the coding sequence ATGGGGGTTTTTGAGCTTCCTAAAGGCCTGTTGCATGAACTCAACAAATTGATTAAAGGGTATTGGTGGGGACAAATCAatcaagaaaggaaaataaactgGATTAGTTGGAATCAGATGGGAAAATCAAAAATTGGAGGAGGTTTGGGTTTTAGAGACTTTGAAAACTTTAATATTGCTTTGTTAGCAAAGCAAGGTTTGAGGTTATTGCAAAACCCAAACTCACTAGCTGCCCAGGTGCTACAACTTAAGTATTTTCCATATTCAGATTTCTTTAATGCTAAGTTAGGTAGCAGTCCTTCTTTCTTATGGAGAAGCTTACTAGTGGTTAGACCTCTACTTCAAGAAGGAGCTATTTGGAGGATTGGGAATGGAAATTCTGTTAGAATTTGGACTGATAAGTGGTTGCCAACACCCTCTACCTTTAAGCCTCAAAGTGGTTTTCAGTTTTTTGATAGAGAGGCCAAAGTGAATTTGCTTATTAATCATCAGACTAGAGAATGGAATATCAATGTTATCAAGGAAATTTTCTCAAAGGAGGATGCTGATACTATTGTTCAAATACCTTTAAGTCACTATACCAGGTCTGATCAACTGATTTGGAGGTGTACAAAAAATGGAATGTTCAATGTCAAGAGTGCTTATTACTTGCAGGGAGATATTCTTAACAGCAGGCAGTGA
- the LOC121264710 gene encoding uncharacterized protein LOC121264710 yields MEELALTLWNLWKRRNEKVFNNVMIDPKSVQQMQLDLTVIEANTENQRHSRSSLRTQTWETPPSGFCKVNWDVAVDKTHFKIGIGISVRDEEGNYLATMRKNQLLNPDPLMAEAVGALTAATFALELDMNKIILEGDSELVIARIQKQTQDQSYFGMITSDIRSTISLFEVCITKHVNRECNVIAHNLAKNALLDYIVNLEETPHCVSNMY; encoded by the coding sequence ATGGAAGAATTAGCTTTGACTCTATGGAATTTgtggaaaagaagaaatgaaaaggtgTTCAACAATGTTATGATTGATCCTAAATCAGTTCAACAGATGCAACTTGATCTTACAGTAATAGAAGCCAACACAGAGAATCAACGTCACAGCAGAAGTTCATTGAGGACTCAAACATGGGAAACACCCCCTTCAGGTTTTTGCAAAGTGAATTGGGATGTGGCAGTGGACAAAACGCATTTTAAGATTGGTATTGGCATTTCAGTTAGAGATGAGGAAGGTAATTACTTAGCCACCATGAGAAAGAATCAGCTCCTTAATCCAGATCCTTTAATGGCTGAAGCAGTAGGTGCATTGACAGCAGCTACTTTTGCTCTGGAATTGGATATGAATAAGATCATATTGGAAGGAGATTCAGAGTTAGTAATAGCAAGGATCCAGAAGCAAACACAAGATCAAAGCTATTTTGGGATGATCACGTCTGACATTAGATCTACTATTAGTCTGTTTGAGGTATGTATCACTAAGCATGTTAATAGAGAGTGTAATGTAATAGCTCACAATCTTGCTAAAAATGCTCTTCTTGATTACATAGTGAATTTAGAGGAAACTCCCCACTGTGTGAGTAATATGTACTAG